The genomic stretch CATACATTAGAGAGTTGGCATATATGAATAACATGAAGGAATACTGTTCTTCATCGTTAGCAAAGGCTTCAAAGAAGAATGGAAGTAGGCAAATTCCAGAATCTACTGAAGTTCGAGATCCGGGCTCACttgtaataaaaaagatcaaaaagaaagtaaaaGCCTCTACTACTAATAATCATCGTTATTTTAATTCCTTTTTAGGGAAACTTTTTACTAAAAGCCTCGAAAAGCTACTTGGTTTCTTTCGTGGCCGTCTGCTATAGCTTCTCCAATTcatataaaattataataatttaattgtCTTTACCATTTGACTCTTTTTTCTAcactattatttaaatccaGCTACTtctactactactactactacaaGCTTTCACTTTTCTAACGCATAACACTAACTCGCTTTTATTGTTACTCTCAGCATCTAATGCATAATCCTATTTCAAGCTCTACAAATACTCATCCACCAATGCTACAATTCTTTGCGCATGCACGCATGCAATCTTGCCCAGATTCTACCCGCCAAAATCGCTTTACTTTTTTTACTATGCcttatataattttttcatgCAAAATGCAAACCCGCTCAATGTTGCCGCCCGACACGTGTCAAAAGTCTCGCCGGTATATgcataaataatattttttattgcaATGTGAACATTGCAATTGCATGTTTGAAAAAGGTAGAGATTaagataaaaaagaagaaaataactCGAGCCAAAGtttaaatttgtttatacaaaaaatttatttatatatttatattaaataagaGGTTTAATAGGCTGAGAAACTTGGAGTATACCcctaaatataaatatataataaattagagAAAGTCGTGATAACCGATAAAGCTAAAAATTGAGTGTATACAGGCTTGCGTTGTAtcttttaaagaaaaaggaGAGTATTTACCACTCCAAAGGAGTGAATAATGTGTAAAGGAAGAAATGCGTGGATGTTGAAAAGTTCGACTTCACTCATATTGGCGATATGTTTGGTATTATTCCTAGTTCTGGAAAATGTTAGTTGTGAAGACGTCCCAATAAGACTGAAGACTTCGAATAATTTAAGAGGTGGGCCTAGTACTAATAGAGAGTCAAATATACTCGTCCCAGCATTTGAGCCAAGTAAAGAGTACGTTGATAAATACTTTTCCTATGTTGAATCTTTTCTCAAAAATGTCAATTATTTATCAACTTTGAGTGTTTCTCTTGAGGTATTTAGCTCCATATGCTTTGTATTATGTCTGAGAGGGTTATCCACTCAAGAAACTGCGAAAAGAGGAAATTCTTTGGGAATCGTTGGGATAATATGTGCAATAGCAGCAACTTTCTTAGCACCGACTTTTACAATGAATTGGATTATGTTCATTGTACCATTTGCTCTAGCAATTATCATTGGAATTCCTATATCTCATTGCGTTTCAATGGTTAATATACCTCAATTAGTTGCCTTATTTCACTCATTTGTGGGTTTGGCAGCAATGTTGATATCTTTTGCAAATTTATGGACACCATTCCAGTCATCTGAGGAAGAATTCTCAGCTGTTCATGCAATTGAGATGTTTATTGGAGAGGCTATCTCAGCGATTACTTTTACTGGTAGTATTGTTGCAGCAGGAAAGTTACATGAAATATTCCCTTCAGGAGCTCTTAAGTTGCCTGGGCGTCATTTCTTAAATGCGCTAATGGTAGCTGGTCTAATAGCTTTGGGGTCAgtcttcattattatcacAGACTATGCAAATAGAACTTACTTAATGTATGGAAACAGTCTGCTCTCAATGTTATTGGGAATACATTTGGTGGCTTCTATTGGAGGAGCTGATATGCCTGTAGCAATATCTATGCTCAATTCTTATTCAGGATGGGCCACTTCATTCACAGGATTCCTCATCAACTCAAAGATGCTCATTATTTGTGGAGCTCTAATTGGTTCATCTGGTGCAATCCTTTCTCATATTATGTGTTTGGGAATGAATAGATCACTACTCAATGTAATGCTTGGAGGATGGGAATCTAATGGAGACTCTAATGAAGCTCAAGCTCTTGGAGATCAATCGGATGTTAATAAAACAAATGCAATGAAGGTAGCTAGAGACCTTTTGTCTGCAAAAAAGGTACTTATAGTCCCTGGTTATGGTATGGCCGTTTCAAGATCCCAACAAGATGTAGCTTCTATAGTAAATGCTCTTAGACTGAGAGATATTTACGTAGAATTTGCTATACATCCTGTTGCTGGCAGAATGCCAGGTCATATGAATGTATTACTTGCAGAGGCTGATGTTCCCTACTCTATTGTCAAGGAAATGGAGGATGTAAATCCTCATATGGAAAGTTTTGATGTTGTATTGGTCATTGGAGCAAATGATACAGTAAATCCACTTGCACTTGAAAAAGATTCCAAAATTAATGGAATGCCAGTTATAGAAGTTTGGAGAGCTTCTAAGGTTATTGTTTCAAAGAGAAGTCTAGGGAAAGGATATGCAGCTATTGACAATCCACTCTTCTTTATGAAAAACGTAGAAATGATCTTCGGAAATGCTAAGGATTCTATGATTAACATCttacaaaatattatttccataTCTCCGGAACAAAAGAAAGCCAATTTGAATGATGATCAAGAAACTATTGACGGTACAACAGCATCTCaagaagataatgaagAGTATCCTACCCCTACTATGACTATTGGAGTCTTAAAAGAAGATCTCCCTAGTGAAAAGCTAGTTGCTATTGCTCCAAATTTTGTCAAAAAGCTCCGTAAGCTTGGATTTAGAGTCCTTGTAGAAAGTGGAGCTGGAACAAAAAGTCAATTTGATGATCAAAAGTACGAAAACGCATCTTGCACAATTATGGCTACTCGTCAAGACGTTGTAAGTCGATCTGACGTTATTGTTAAGGTACAGAAACCAACTGATGAAGAAATCTCGCAGATGAAATCTGGCCAAACTTTGGTTAGCTACATATGGCCAGCACAAAATCCATCGCTGCTTGAATCTTTAGCTAAAAAGGGAGTTACTACTATAGCTTTGGATGAGGTTCCAAGAACTACAAGAGCACAAAAGCTTGATATTAGAAGCAGTATGAGTAATTTAGCAGGTTATAGAGCTGTAATTGAAGCCTTTGTTCAGCTTCCTAAATTATCAAAGTCTTCTATTACTGCTGCTGGAAGAGTGGATGCTGCTAGAGTATTTGTAATTGGAGCTGGTGTGGCTGGATTACAGGCTATTGCTACTGCAAAGAACCTTGGGGCTGATGTATATGCAAGCGACACAAGAACTGCAACTAGAGAAGAAGTTGAGAGTTTAGGAGCTAAGTTTGTTACTGTTGATATTAAGGAAGATGGCGATTCTGGGTCAGGATATGCCAAAGTAATGAGTCCAGAGTACTTAAAAGCACAAAGTAAGCTCTATTCTAAAATGATAAGGAGCTGCGATGTTGTAATTACTACAGCATTAAT from Cryptosporidium parvum Iowa II chromosome 8, whole genome shotgun sequence encodes the following:
- a CDS encoding pyridine nucleotide/ NAD(P) transhydrogenase alpha plus beta subunits, duplicated gene, possible signal peptide plus 12 transmembrane regions → MCKGRNAWMLKSSTSLILAICLVLFLVLENVSCEDVPIRLKTSNNLRGGPSTNRESNILVPAFEPSKEYVDKYFSYVESFLKNVNYLSTLSVSLEVFSSICFVLCLRGLSTQETAKRGNSLGIVGIICAIAATFLAPTFTMNWIMFIVPFALAIIIGIPISHCVSMVNIPQLVALFHSFVGLAAMLISFANLWTPFQSSEEEFSAVHAIEMFIGEAISAITFTGSIVAAGKLHEIFPSGALKLPGRHFLNALMVAGLIALGSVFIIITDYANRTYLMYGNSLLSMLLGIHLVASIGGADMPVAISMLNSYSGWATSFTGFLINSKMLIICGALIGSSGAILSHIMCLGMNRSLLNVMLGGWESNGDSNEAQALGDQSDVNKTNAMKVARDLLSAKKVLIVPGYGMAVSRSQQDVASIVNALRLRDIYVEFAIHPVAGRMPGHMNVLLAEADVPYSIVKEMEDVNPHMESFDVVLVIGANDTVNPLALEKDSKINGMPVIEVWRASKVIVSKRSLGKGYAAIDNPLFFMKNVEMIFGNAKDSMINILQNIISISPEQKKANLNDDQETIDGTTASQEDNEEYPTPTMTIGVLKEDLPSEKLVAIAPNFVKKLRKLGFRVLVESGAGTKSQFDDQKYENASCTIMATRQDVVSRSDVIVKVQKPTDEEISQMKSGQTLVSYIWPAQNPSLLESLAKKGVTTIALDEVPRTTRAQKLDIRSSMSNLAGYRAVIEAFVQLPKLSKSSITAAGRVDAARVFVIGAGVAGLQAIATAKNLGADVYASDTRTATREEVESLGAKFVTVDIKEDGDSGSGYAKVMSPEYLKAQSKLYSKMIRSCDVVITTALIPGKPSPKIITREMVNSMKPGSVIVDMAAEMADTASGWGGNCEITKKDQIYLDEKSGVTIIGLTNLPSTMPSQASELFSMNVVHMLEELGGAEHFSVDMKDDLLKEMVVTINEKVTYVPVDKRPPPPKSESSNSSSSSSSSSSSTETSHRSFSSIMERVIYSNVSFGFFVFISVLVSIGLGYIIDHDTLGNILVFSLSVIVGYYCIWNVTPSLHTPLMSVTNALSGIIIIGAMLECGPVILFTDFQVYSFLLFLAMLLSSINIIGGFYVTTRMLYMFTDNQVGSCTGEEAQGTKHTTII